The Comamonas sp. lk genome contains the following window.
ATCCACGGCGCTGCCTATCTTCTTGGCAATGCTCTCGGCGTTGTAGCAAAGCCCGTCATAAGTGGAATTGGTGACCACGGCAATGCGCAGCTTGGCACCATTTTTCATGGCTTCGGCAGCCAGCGGACTTTGTGCAATCTTGGCCTGCATGGCCTTGGGCGAGAACTGCTCCTCGCTGATGGGGCCGATGATGCCGTGAGCATTGCGGCTAGGCGAAAAATACACCGGTATGGCGCCGGTCATGATCAGCGAATGCAGCAGAGACTTGTGGCAGTTGCGGTCGACAAAAACCACATCTCCACGGGCCACGGTGCCATGCCACACGATTTTATTGGCCGTCGAAGTGCCGTTGGTGACAAAGAAAGTGTGGTCAGAGCCAAAGTTCTTGGCCGCGTCGGTTTCGGCCTGCCGGATGGGGCCGGTGTGGTCCAGCAGCGAACCCAACTCAGGTACAGAAATCGACAAATCGCTGCGCAGCGTGTTTTCACCAAAATACTGGTGAAAGGCGCGCCCCACCGAGGACTTGGTAAAAGCCACGCCACCAGCATGACCAGGGGTATACCAGGAGTAATTGGATTTGGCCGTGTGCTTGATCAACGCCTTGAAGAAAGGCGGCAGCAAATGCTCCATGTACTCTTCGGCGGTACGTATGACCTGGCGTGCGATGAAGGCCTTGGTGTCCTCGAATAGATAGAAATAGCCACGGGCATACTTCACCAGATTGGTAGGCACTTTTTCTACAGACCCGCGCTCACCGTAGAAAAACACCGGCAACTGAGGATGGCGTGCCAGGTTCTGTTCCAGCAGTTGCTGAATGCGCTCAAACTGCTCAGCAGCATCTCGCTCTGCATCAATGGAGATCAGCACGGCAGAGGCCGCCAAATAGGTACGTGTTGCCACCAGCGCGTCGTCCAGCGTGAGGTTCGCCATTACGCGCTGGTTGGAATTTTCCAGCTCCCCCGCCAGGGCGCGAATGATGGTTCCGCGCAGGCGGGGAGATTCATACTCGCTGTCGATGATGACGACCGGGTAGTCCAACGCTTTGAAATACATAGCCAGGCTCCGTTACAGGGGATTAAAGGTGGAAAGAGCTGAAATCGATTCAAGCGAGCTTGCCAGCTGCGGCTGCACGTTCTTTGTCTAAACGCAGCATGCGGGTGCTGACAAAGCCGTAGAGCGTGAAGCCGAAGATGGTTGCCACGCCGCCAAGCAGTAAGGCTTCGGAGCCTGAGCTGTAGAGGGCCAGATAGCTGTATGCCGCAGCGACCCACGAGACAACATTGACAAACAAGGCTTTGCGAGGTGCTACACCGGCCACCTTCTGTATGGTCATCAAGGCAGCCATGGACAACACGTAAGGCACGAGATTGGTAACCACAGCCAAGTTCGTCAGAGTGTCGAATTGCTTGGTGAGGTCGGGGCTGATGGTCAGCAGGGCTAGGCCGGTCTGAGCGGCCAGCAAAATCAGCATGGCAACGATAGGGGTGCCGGCTTTGTTGACCTTGGCAAAAACGGGCAGAAAGTAGCCTGTATCGGCCGAGCTTTTGAACACTTGGGCGATGGTGAACTGCCAGCCCAATAGTGAACCAATGCAGGCCAGCACCATCAGACCCATGATGATTTGTCCGACCAGTGGCGTAAACATGTGGGCAAATACCAGACCAAACGGCGCTGTGGAGGCCGCGAGCTCAGGGTTGGAAACAATGCCGGCCATGACGTTGGTCGAGGCGATGTAGATCACGGCGGCGCCAATCGTGCCGCCAAGCACAGCGATTGGTACGTTTTTCTCTGGGTTTTCAACGGCATCAGAGTTGGCGCAGGCCGACTCCATGCCTAGAAAAGCCCATAGCGTGATGGCCACCGAGGAGCTGGCCGCCTGGAAGTACGACAAGCCATGAGGATTCCAGGCTTCAGCATAGGTGCTTGGACTGAACCAGAACCAACCAAAGGTGGAGACGCCCACTACCGGCAAGATCACGCCCCAGACGGTGACACTGCCGATCTTGCCGGTGATGCCAGCGCCGCCGAAGTTAGCGAATGTCGTGATCCACAGCAGAGCGATCGTCGTCAAGCC
Protein-coding sequences here:
- the potE gene encoding putrescine-ornithine antiporter, whose translation is MTQGKKMTVVQLTMLTVVNMLGSGIVLLPTKLAEVGAISILSWLVTATGSLALAYCFAQCGMLSRKSGGMGGYAEYAFGRSGNYLVNYTYGASLLIANVAIGITAVGYMTELFGMKLSPMGVGLTTIALLWITTFANFGGAGITGKIGSVTVWGVILPVVGVSTFGWFWFSPSTYAEAWNPHGLSYFQAASSSVAITLWAFLGMESACANSDAVENPEKNVPIAVLGGTIGAAVIYIASTNVMAGIVSNPELAASTAPFGLVFAHMFTPLVGQIIMGLMVLACIGSLLGWQFTIAQVFKSSADTGYFLPVFAKVNKAGTPIVAMLILLAAQTGLALLTISPDLTKQFDTLTNLAVVTNLVPYVLSMAALMTIQKVAGVAPRKALFVNVVSWVAAAYSYLALYSSGSEALLLGGVATIFGFTLYGFVSTRMLRLDKERAAAAGKLA